A portion of the Pleuronectes platessa chromosome 15, fPlePla1.1, whole genome shotgun sequence genome contains these proteins:
- the LOC128457356 gene encoding prenylcysteine oxidase-like — translation MDGSLLPLLAALLSACSVVGDPEGLAPVDAAPPSKIGKEAGVKTQQPPAGSVIGAGIGGSATAHFLRQHFGPEVQVDVFEKGEVGGRLATVTVNHNDYESGGSIIHSLNLHMQEFVKQLGMKYRRSVAGKTAVFNGKEMILEETDWYLLDLFRLWWRYGISFIRMQMWVEEIMEKFMRIYKYQAHGYAFSSVEELLDSLGGSGFINMTRRPLSDSLLELGVSQRFIDDVIAPVMRVNYGQNVSIPAFIGAVSLAGAQNNQWAVEGGNKLVCSGLLKMANANLLQAEVNTISPIQTGESLQYQLSFTTAAGTGSELYDIVVLATPLPASVESGFQFQGFTPPFDQLPGNYHSTVATIVHGYLNTSFFGFPDPRLFPFASILTSETPDVFFNSVASVCPVNISSGFRRKQPQEAGVYKVFSPQHLEKSQLKTLFRSYYSVQETEWQPYSHYSSSQGLPPVELHPNLYYLNGIEWAGSAMEMSSVAAKNIALLAYHRWNRQVDMLDQRDLMHRIKTEL, via the exons ATGGACGGCtctctgctgccgctgctcgCCGCGCTGCTCTCCGCCTGCTCGGTTGTCGGGGACCCGGAGGGACTCGCTCCCGTCGACGCAGCTCCGCCTTCGAAAATAGGCAAGGAAGCCGGGGTCAAAACCCAACAGCCGCCCGCTGGAT CGGTGATCGGGGCGGGGATAGGAGGCAGCGCCACGGCCCACTTCCTGCGGCAGCACTTTGGTCCCGAGGTGCAGGTGGACGTGTTTGAGAAGGGTGAGGTCGGAGGTCGTCTCGCCACCGTGACCGTGAATCACAATGACTACGAGTCTGGAGGTTCCATCATTCACTCCCTGAACCTCCACATGCAGGAGTTTGTCAAACAGCTTg GTATGAAGTACCGCCGCAGCGTGGCAGGAAAGACGGCAGTGTTTAACGGCAAGGAGATGATTCTGGAGGAGACAGACTGGTACCTGCTGGACCTGTTCCGACTGTGGTGGCGCTACGGCATCAGCTTCATACGCATGCAGATGTGGGTGGAGGAAATAATGGAGAAATTTATGAG GATTTACAAGTACCAGGCCCATGGCTACGCCTTCAGCtcggtggaggagctgctggactcTCTGGGAGGGAGTGGTTTCATCAACATGACACGTAGGCCGCTCTCTGATTCGCTGCTGGAGCTGGGCGTGTCACAGCGCTTCATCGACGACGTGATCGCACCCGTCATGAGGGTCAACTACGGGCAGAACGTCAGCATCCCAGCATTCATAG gtgCTGTGTCTTTAGCTGGTGCCCAGAACAACCAGTGGGCGGTGGAAGGAGGAAACAAGCTGGTGTGTTCTGGCCTGCTGAAGATGGCTAACGCTAACCTGCTGCAGGCAGAAGTCAACACCATCTCCCCCATCCAGACAG GGGAGTCGCTCCAGTACCAGCTGAGCTTTACCACGGCAGCAGGAACAGGATCAGAGCTGTATGACATCGTCGTGTTGGCGACGCCACTCCCTGCCAGTGTCGAGTCTGGATTCCAGTTCCAGGGTTTCACGCCTCCCTTTGACCAGCTCCCCGGAAACTACCACAGCACTGTAGCGACCATCGTCCACGGCTACCTCAACACCTCTTTCTTCGGCTTCCCCGACCCGCGCCTGTTCCCCTTCGCCAGCATCTTGACATCTGAGACCCCCGATGTGTTCTTCAACAGCGTGGCGAGCGTTTGCCCCGTCAACATCTCGTCAGGGTTCCGGCGTAAGCAGCCGCAAGAGGCTGGCGTCTATAAAGTGTTCTCGCCACAGCATCTGGAGAAGTCTCAGCTCAAAACACTCTTCAG GTCGTACTACTCGGTGCAGGAGACAGAGTGGCAGCCCTACTCTCACTACAGCAGCAGCCAGGGTCTGCCGCCTGTGGAGCTCCACCCCAACCTCTACTACCTCAACGGCATTGAGTGGGCCGGCAGCGCCATGGAGATGAGCTCGGTGGCTGCCAAGAACATCGCCCTGCTGGCCTACCACCGCTGGAACAGACAGGTGGACATGTTGGACCAGAGAGATCTGATGCACAGAATCAAGACGGAATTATGA